The nucleotide window GCCTTGTCGGGGCTGCGCTGCCAGATGGATGACTTGGTCGTGGCGATCCGCGCGCCGAACTGGGCAACCCCGACACTGTTCCAGGGTTCGCCGACGCAATAGCCATCCAGCCCATCCGTGCCCAGCGCCTCTGGCAGCAAGGGCGGCGGAAGGACAACGATCTCGACATCGCGATCCGGATGAATGCCACTGGCCGCCAGCCAATAGCGCAACTCGTAATTGTGCGAGGAGGTCTGGTGCACCACGCCAAAGCGCAGCTTGCGGGTGCTGGACTGGACGACTTTTGCCAGCGCCCGGCCAGCGGGGCCGGCGGCAAGATCGCCAGGCGCCCCGGCATCGGCCATGGCCGACCAGATTGCGGCGCTGACGGTAATGGCATTATTGCCCAGGCCGGTCATGACTGGCGCGATCATTGGCTTTGCTATGGGCGTCAGCCCGAGATTGGCGGCAATCGGCATCGGCGCCAGCACCAGGGCAATGTCGAAATGTCCGAGCGCAGTACGGTCACGGATATTGGCCCAGGAGGATTCGCGCGTCAGGCCAAGCGTAAAGCCTTCCTCCTCGGCAATGCCCAGTTCGCGGGCCAGCACCAGCAGGGCGCTGTCCAAAAGGGGAAGAAAACCGGCGGTGAGGTGAGGAAGGGACATGGCGATTTCCTATGGCCCAAGCAGATTGGCGGCTGTGATGAGACTCTGGGCAATGTCGATCAGCCGCCGGTTCTGGTTCATGGCCGTCTTGCGCAAAAGCGCATAAGCGTCCGGTTCGCTCAGGCCCTTGGTCTTCATCAGAATGCCCTTGGCCTGGTCGATGATCTTGCGTTCCTCGAGCGCGCTGCGGGCCTCTTCCAACTCCCGCGTGAGGCGCGAAAAGGCGTTGAAGCGCGAAATGGCCATGTCCAGGATGGGCTTAACCCGCTCCTTTTTGAGGCCGTCCACCACATAGGCCGAGACGCCGGCTTCGACGGCCTTTTCGATCATGGTGCCATCAGAGCGGTCGACGAACATGGCGATCGGACGCTGAATGGCGCGCGTCAGGGAAAAGAAGTGCTCGAGCGTGTCGCGCTTGGGATTTTCCAGGTCGATGAAAATGACATCGGGCATGGTCAGGGCAATAGTGCGTCCGACCTCGTTGACGTCGTGGATGACGGCAACGCGTGCATAGCCCGCCTCCCGCAGACCCTCCTCGATGATCGAGGCGCGGATGCGGTTCTCGTCGATGATCAAGATGGACAGGTCGGGGCTCGGCATCAGTGGCACTTATGCCTTTGCTTACAAAAAGCACAAGTGCCATTCATGCACATTTTCGATGCAAAAATGCTTGCCGCGCCGCCGGGCCTGCCGGATTGGCTCGTTATTTTATCTCGTTGCGCCAGCTGAACTGGGGTGAATAGCCCAGCATGCGTTTGGCTTTCTCGATGGAGAGCAGGGTGCCATTGGTGGAGATATTGCCCTTCTGCTCGACCCCGGGAAAGACCTCGGCAAGCAGGGAGACATTGGACCGGGACATGACCGAATCTGCATTGGCGATGATGAAGGCCTCAAAGCCCTTGAACTCCGCCTGGATGGCCCGGCGTACCGCCTGCGCCCCGTCGCGCGCGTCGATATAGGCCCACAGGTTCCATTTGCGTTTGCGCGGATCGCTGTCGAAGCTTGGGAAGGCCTTGTAGTCTTCCGGATACATCACATTGGAAAATCTCAGGCCCACCATGCGTAGCTCCGGATCCCAGCGGCAGAACTGGGCTGCCATGGTCTCGTCGAGCAGTTTGCCCAGCGAATAGGCGCTTTCGGGGCGCGGGAAATAGTCTTCGTCCACCGGCGCGTAGGGCGGCGGATTGTCGAAGGGCAGGCCCAGTACGGTTTCGCTGGAGGCAAAGACCACGTTCTTGATGCCGGCCAGGCGGCAGGCTTCAAAGACATTGTAGCTCGCCGTAACATTATTGGTCAGCGTGCGCGAATTGGCGGACAGTCCCGGCGCGGGAATGGCGGCCAGATGCACCACGGCATCGAAGGGCCCGCCGCGTTCATCAACGCCCCCCAGGATGGCGCCGGCGACCTCTCCGAAATTGCTCAGATCGATGCGTACGCTGGGGCAGATGGGTTCGCTGAGGGCCTGCTGATCGAGGTTGAGAACGTCATAGCCGTGCTCCACGAGGTCTCGCAAAACAGCCCGACCCAGCTTGCCGCTTCCCCCGGTCACCAACACCTTGGCCATTCGAACCTCCTCTTATTCCACGCAAATTTTCTGCGTCTCTCTGGCGTCAAGCCTATTGCGGAACGCGAGACCTGCCAACCGTCTTGGCCGCATTCATGCACGTTAACAAATGATGAATAGGGGCCTCAGCGCCGGTTCAAGCTGGCGGCAGCATAACCCTGGGCAGGGTTGATGTTCGACATCAACAGGCGGCTCGGACAATGAGCCGCTCCAACAGCACCAAGGAGTTATGAAAATGATGAAACTCACCACTTTGGCCTTGGTCGCGGGCTTTGTTTCCGTCGCGACCGTTTTGCCCAGCAGCGCACAATTCGCTGCGGCGAATTTTCCCGGCGGCCCGAACTATCCCACCTCGCACAATGAGCACAATTGTGCCGACGAAATGGGCCATATGCGCCGCGTAAATGTCTTTGATATTGACGGTATTCGCGACCGCAGCGTCTGGCTGCACCCGGTCTGTGAGGACCTGACGGTTCCGGGCAAGAACAATTATGGCACGCTGTTCATCAACGGCAATGTCAATGTTCTGCGCGAGCCCATTGCCCGCAATCGCCTGCTGATGAACGCGCTCGAGGCCAAGGGTTACGACGAATATGACGTCGTCTCGCTGCGCTTCGGCGCCCGCAACAGCGTCATCCTTTACGTCCATCAGCGGGACATGAACTGACCCGATGAGGAGGCCCTGGCTCCCGTTCATGAACGCTAGCTGAACATCGAGATCAGCATGGGTTCAAAGGCGGGGTGCCAGGGTGGTGCCAACAACGAGATTTTTGGAGGGCTCTTCAAATGAACAAGGCGCAGGAAAAGGTTCTGGTCGCGACCCTGTGCGGCCTGATCATCACCACCGCAGCCGGTTTTGCCGTGCAACCCGCAATGGCCGCCGGCTACCAGGTCGATACGCTCGGTCAGGTGACCGGTGTGGCCGAATGGGATCGGCTCAATGTGCGCAAATGGCCCGCCAGCTATTCCCAGAAAGTGGGCAGCTTCGCCCCCGGACTGCATGTCTGGGTCGAGCGCTGCATCGAAGTCGAAAACAGCTCGGATTGGTGCCTGGTCGAACGCGGCGGCACCAAGGGTTGGGTCAATTCCCGCTTTCTCGTTCCGGTTCAGGACTGGGATATCTGAATTTAGTACTGCGTACCTCCTACCCATGCATGTTGACTTTCTCCGGTGCTCTTGCTGTTCGTGTTGGACAGCAGAGACCGGAGTTTTCTTATGGACGCCAATCCCATTCTCGCCGAGGCCGTGCGCGGCAATTGGGTGGAGAACCGCCATCGCGGCGCTTTTGTCATCGTCGATGCCGATGGCCAGGTGATCGCCTCTGGCGGCGATATCGAGCGCCCGATCTTTCCGCGTTCCGCCATCAAATCCATGCAGGCCCTGGCGATTTTCGACCGCCACGCCGCCGAGCGCTTCCACCATAGCGGGGAAGAACTGGCCCTGGCCTGCGCCTCCCATCACGGCGAGGACGGGCATGTGAGCAATGTGGCCCATTTCCTCGATCGCATGGGCCTGTCGGTCGACGATCTCGAATGCGGCGCCCATATGCCCACCAATGACAAGGCGCGCCAGGCGCTGCGCGCGGCCGGGCTGGAACCGAGCGCGCTGCACAATAATTGCTCGGGCAAACATTCGGGCATGCTGAGCGTAGCCCTGGCCATGGGCGTGCCGACCACCGGCTATGTCGAGCGGGAGCACGATGTGCAAAAGGCAGTGCGCGCGGCCGTGGAATATGTGATCGGTGAGGACCTGACCGAGGATCGCTGCGGCACCGACGGGTGTTCAATTCCCACTTGGGCTGCGCCCTTGCGGGCCTGGGCCCGCGGCTTTGCGCGCATGGCAACGGGAAGGGGACTCGATAGCGGCCACGCGGACGGGGCGCAGAAACTGTTCGATGCGGCAACCAGCCACCCCCATCTGGTGGCCGGAACCGGGCATCTCGACACCCTGGTCATGGAAGCCTTCAAGGGCCGAGTGATGCAGAAGGGTGGCGCCGAGGGCGTGCAATGCGGCGCCATTCGCGACATGGGCTGGGGCTATGCGCTTAAATGCGATGACGGCAATATGGTCGCCAGCCACACCATGGTGGCCGCGCTGCTCTTGAAATATGCGGATCCCGACGCGGCGCAAAAGGCTGTTCTGGAGCAATTCGCGCGTCAGCCGATCAGGAATGTGCGGGGCACCGTGGTCGGCGAAATGCGGACGGTGGGGATTTAAGGCGGCGTATTGGTTCGGCCTATGCGCCAATGATCTACCGAGCCGATGGCTCTTTCGCGTCCCTCCCCCTTGAGGGGAGGGATTGAGGGAGGGGGTCGCTTTGGTGATGCACAATCCCACCCCCACCCCAGCTCTGCCAGGGCCCTTGCAGGACCCGGCGGCGCTACCCTCCCCTCAAGGGGGAGGGGGCGATGGAGGCGAGGCGCCCGGCGCAAATGCCTCAAAGCCCAAAAATCGCGCCCGTCGCGCAATTGCGGATGCGGTCGACCCTTTTGCCGTCCCAGTGATAGTCGAAATGGTCGGCTTGCACCGGTGCGGGCATGAGGTCGGGCCAGAAGATGGCGGCGCATTCTCCGCCGGGGCTGCGCACGCTGCGATAGACAAGGCCATTGCTGCCATTTTGCCGAAGCTGCCGGCCCAGCGCCTGCGAGGCGCGATAATCGTCGGGGACATGGATGGCGTCGATCCCCCTTACATCGTGCAGGTCGAGATCAAGCCGGTTGACCAGCATGCGGAATTGCGAGGTCCAGCCCGGCTCCTCATCGCTGGCCGCCATGGCACGCCCATGGTGATGGGCGACTTCGCGAATGGCGACTTCTTCGGCATTACCGGCGCTATAGACGCCATAGCTGCCATCGGTGAACCGGCCGGGGCGGTCGCGGCTGACATGGACAAAAGGAGCCATGAGATAGCTGGCGCCGGGACCATTGACCCGCCGCTCGGGCGGCACGAGATCGAGATGGCCCAGATGTTCCCAGAGCCGCGGATTGGTCTTGGACTCGGCCGAGGCCAGGGCCTCCCAATCGCGGGGATCGGCAATGTCTTCAAACAGGTCGATAGGCGGGTGGATCGAGCGGATCAGGCGATAGGCCTTGGGCCAGACGACCCGCGCCAGCGGCGGTGCATCAGTCACCAGCCACCACGCTCGGCATCGAGATAGCTCCGGACCCGGGCCAGCGCGAAAATGCTGCCTTCGGCCATGATATCCGCCGGTGTGCGGCCGTCGAAATGCTGGTTCGGCTTTTTGACCCAGGCATAGCCGCGTGTCCGATCCGCGAAGAGATAACGCAGACCCTTGTGAATGCCCATGAGCAGGGACAGGCGCGTCGCCAGATCGCGATCGATGCGGCCCGGCTCTCCCGCCTTCCAGCGCGCAAAGGTCCGCGCGGCCAGGCCCCCCAGAATATCGCGGGCCTCCGCATCGGTCAGACCCCAATTTTCAAACAGGCGC belongs to Devosia sp. XK-2 and includes:
- a CDS encoding CmpA/NrtA family ABC transporter substrate-binding protein, with the translated sequence MSLPHLTAGFLPLLDSALLVLARELGIAEEEGFTLGLTRESSWANIRDRTALGHFDIALVLAPMPIAANLGLTPIAKPMIAPVMTGLGNNAITVSAAIWSAMADAGAPGDLAAGPAGRALAKVVQSSTRKLRFGVVHQTSSHNYELRYWLAASGIHPDRDVEIVVLPPPLLPEALGTDGLDGYCVGEPWNSVGVAQFGARIATTKSSIWQRSPDKAVGMRSDWAKQNPDLVAATIRAIYRAGEWCQRPENRLQAAEIMARPAYLNQPVDIVSRALTGQIDGGVHQVTIPDFYVPHEGAANFPWKSHALWYYSQMVRWGEVTPNQARAEIAAATFRPDLYRAALAPLGASLPADDYRRDGDQAQSHTIAAVTGTMQAGPNRFFDGKVFDPDAVDSYIQSQATK
- a CDS encoding ANTAR domain-containing response regulator → MPSPDLSILIIDENRIRASIIEEGLREAGYARVAVIHDVNEVGRTIALTMPDVIFIDLENPKRDTLEHFFSLTRAIQRPIAMFVDRSDGTMIEKAVEAGVSAYVVDGLKKERVKPILDMAISRFNAFSRLTRELEEARSALEERKIIDQAKGILMKTKGLSEPDAYALLRKTAMNQNRRLIDIAQSLITAANLLGP
- a CDS encoding NAD(P)-dependent oxidoreductase, with the protein product MAKVLVTGGSGKLGRAVLRDLVEHGYDVLNLDQQALSEPICPSVRIDLSNFGEVAGAILGGVDERGGPFDAVVHLAAIPAPGLSANSRTLTNNVTASYNVFEACRLAGIKNVVFASSETVLGLPFDNPPPYAPVDEDYFPRPESAYSLGKLLDETMAAQFCRWDPELRMVGLRFSNVMYPEDYKAFPSFDSDPRKRKWNLWAYIDARDGAQAVRRAIQAEFKGFEAFIIANADSVMSRSNVSLLAEVFPGVEQKGNISTNGTLLSIEKAKRMLGYSPQFSWRNEIK
- a CDS encoding SH3 domain-containing protein, coding for MNKAQEKVLVATLCGLIITTAAGFAVQPAMAAGYQVDTLGQVTGVAEWDRLNVRKWPASYSQKVGSFAPGLHVWVERCIEVENSSDWCLVERGGTKGWVNSRFLVPVQDWDI
- a CDS encoding asparaginase, which translates into the protein MDANPILAEAVRGNWVENRHRGAFVIVDADGQVIASGGDIERPIFPRSAIKSMQALAIFDRHAAERFHHSGEELALACASHHGEDGHVSNVAHFLDRMGLSVDDLECGAHMPTNDKARQALRAAGLEPSALHNNCSGKHSGMLSVALAMGVPTTGYVEREHDVQKAVRAAVEYVIGEDLTEDRCGTDGCSIPTWAAPLRAWARGFARMATGRGLDSGHADGAQKLFDAATSHPHLVAGTGHLDTLVMEAFKGRVMQKGGAEGVQCGAIRDMGWGYALKCDDGNMVASHTMVAALLLKYADPDAAQKAVLEQFARQPIRNVRGTVVGEMRTVGI
- a CDS encoding RES family NAD+ phosphorylase, with the protein product MTDAPPLARVVWPKAYRLIRSIHPPIDLFEDIADPRDWEALASAESKTNPRLWEHLGHLDLVPPERRVNGPGASYLMAPFVHVSRDRPGRFTDGSYGVYSAGNAEEVAIREVAHHHGRAMAASDEEPGWTSQFRMLVNRLDLDLHDVRGIDAIHVPDDYRASQALGRQLRQNGSNGLVYRSVRSPGGECAAIFWPDLMPAPVQADHFDYHWDGKRVDRIRNCATGAIFGL
- a CDS encoding MbcA/ParS/Xre antitoxin family protein; this translates as MLQELPRTEALPDNAMLTQAEVSAMARAVVRLFENWGLTDAEARDILGGLAARTFARWKAGEPGRIDRDLATRLSLLMGIHKGLRYLFADRTRGYAWVKKPNQHFDGRTPADIMAEGSIFALARVRSYLDAERGGW